In Paracoccus aerodenitrificans, the following are encoded in one genomic region:
- a CDS encoding hydroxymethylglutaryl-CoA lyase: protein MAERVEIFEMGPRDGLQNEKRLIPAAEKIALIDLLSGAGFRRIEVTSFVSPKWVPQMADAAQVMAGIGRVAGVSYAVLTPNMKGYEGAKAAYSDEVAVFASASEGFSKANLNATIDESLERFAPVMEAAKADGIKVRGYVSVVTDCPFDGPTPPGNVARVAAALSAMGCYEISLGDTIGQGRPETIDAMLTAVLDHVPAERLAGHYHDTAGRALANIDASLTRGVRVFDAAVGGLGGCPYAPGAKGNVATEKVAAHLAAAGYETGLDMEQIARAADFARGLRQGESA from the coding sequence ATGGCTGAGCGGGTCGAGATCTTTGAAATGGGCCCGCGGGACGGGCTGCAGAATGAAAAGCGGCTGATCCCGGCTGCCGAAAAGATCGCGCTTATCGATCTGCTGTCGGGCGCGGGGTTCCGGCGGATCGAGGTGACCAGCTTCGTCAGCCCGAAATGGGTGCCGCAAATGGCCGATGCGGCGCAGGTCATGGCGGGGATCGGGCGCGTTGCCGGGGTCAGCTATGCGGTGCTGACGCCGAATATGAAGGGATATGAAGGCGCGAAGGCGGCCTACTCCGATGAGGTGGCGGTGTTCGCCTCGGCCTCGGAAGGGTTCAGCAAGGCCAATCTCAACGCGACGATTGATGAAAGCCTGGAGCGTTTCGCCCCGGTCATGGAGGCTGCGAAGGCGGATGGCATCAAGGTGCGCGGCTATGTCAGCGTGGTGACGGATTGTCCTTTTGACGGGCCGACTCCGCCCGGCAATGTTGCCCGCGTGGCGGCGGCGCTGTCGGCGATGGGATGCTATGAAATCAGCCTTGGCGATACGATCGGGCAGGGGCGTCCCGAAACCATCGACGCGATGCTGACGGCGGTGCTGGACCATGTGCCCGCCGAGCGGCTGGCGGGGCATTATCACGACACTGCAGGGCGCGCGCTGGCCAATATCGATGCGAGCCTTACGCGCGGTGTCAGGGTGTTCGACGCCGCTGTCGGCGGGCTTGGCGGTTGCCCCTATGCGCCGGGCGCCAAGGGCAATGTCGCGACCGAGAAGGTGGCCGCGCATCTGGCCGCTGCGGGATATGAGACCGGGCTGGACATGGAACAGATTGCCCGCGCCGCCGATTTCGCGCGGGGATTGCGGCAGGGAGAAAGCGCATGA
- a CDS encoding glutathione S-transferase family protein, giving the protein MIRLHHIPGSRSDRILWLLEELGLEYELRTWSLTDGSLRTPEFRDLSPAGRIPALEIDGRAIFESGAIVQYLTEREGRLAPKSGETERADFLEWVSFAETQAYQLQALNIHHVFLRPEAARSVPHMKLDTMRLAVTAKALERHLQDREYILKSGFSAADCMFGFNLYATFRFLHETDFPNFAAYRDRMMARPGYAAVKASGENPLYTRDFYELPDG; this is encoded by the coding sequence ATGATCCGTTTGCACCATATTCCGGGCTCACGATCCGACCGGATCCTGTGGCTGCTGGAAGAGCTTGGGCTGGAATACGAACTTCGCACATGGTCGCTGACGGATGGCTCGCTGCGGACCCCGGAATTTCGTGACCTATCCCCGGCGGGCCGTATCCCGGCGCTGGAAATCGACGGGCGGGCGATCTTCGAATCCGGCGCGATTGTGCAATATCTGACCGAGCGCGAGGGCAGGCTGGCACCGAAATCCGGCGAAACCGAACGCGCGGATTTTCTGGAATGGGTCAGCTTTGCCGAGACCCAAGCCTATCAGCTTCAGGCGCTCAATATCCATCATGTGTTTTTGCGGCCCGAAGCGGCACGTTCTGTCCCGCATATGAAGCTGGATACGATGCGGCTTGCGGTGACTGCGAAGGCGCTTGAGCGGCATTTGCAGGATCGGGAATATATCCTGAAATCAGGGTTCTCTGCCGCAGATTGCATGTTCGGGTTTAATCTTTATGCCACGTTCCGCTTTCTGCATGAGACCGATTTCCCGAATTTCGCCGCGTATCGCGACCGGATGATGGCGCGGCCCGGCTATGCGGCGGTGAAAGCTTCGGGCGAAAACCCGCTTTACACCCGCGATTTCTATGAGCTGCCCGATGGCTGA
- a CDS encoding acetyl-CoA carboxylase biotin carboxylase subunit → MFQKILIANRGEIACRVIDTCRRLGVATVAVYSDADRASRHVAMADEAVHLGGPAPADSYLRGDAIIRAAQETGAEAIHPGYGFLSENPDFVDAVEKAGLVFIGPSAKAIRAMGLKDAAKALMEQAGVPVVPGYHGKDQDPAFLAEEAGRIGYPVLIKAVAGGGGKGMRRVDDPKDFADALASAQGEARTAFGNADVLIEKYILQPRHIEVQVFGDGVRAVHLFERDCSLQRRHQKVIEEAPAPDMPARVRKVMGAAAVRAAEAIGYKGAGTIEFIVDGSDGLREDGFWFMEMNTRLQVEHPVTELITGVDLVEWQLRVASGETLPARQEDLSITGHAFEARLYAEDVPAGFLPATGRLAHLQFPEHARIETGVRPGDEISPWYDPMIAKIVTYGPTRAIALRALETALIDTEVAGSVTNLEFLIALTRHGGFRKGEVDTGLIARDLDDLIAGSEPDPRSVALAALGVAGLDDPETRAGVTLWQPMRRTVTWEGGEAVLEALGPGQARVTLDGVTHEIRQQGGRWWVDGSPRRSRVVRHPAGVSVFGGRSVTLKPLDPLDRAGAEAGNALTLSPMPGLVKAVFVEAGQAVQEGDRLAVLEAMKMEHTLTASRDGVVAEVLAAAGDQVEAGAPLIRLEEQEEAA, encoded by the coding sequence ATGTTCCAGAAGATCCTGATCGCCAATCGCGGCGAAATCGCCTGCCGAGTCATTGATACATGCCGCAGGCTGGGTGTGGCCACCGTTGCCGTTTACTCTGACGCGGACCGCGCCTCGCGGCATGTGGCGATGGCGGATGAGGCCGTTCATCTGGGCGGGCCTGCCCCTGCCGACAGCTATTTGCGGGGTGATGCGATTATCCGCGCCGCGCAGGAAACCGGGGCCGAGGCGATCCATCCGGGCTATGGGTTCCTGTCCGAGAACCCCGACTTCGTCGATGCGGTCGAGAAAGCCGGGCTGGTCTTTATCGGCCCCTCGGCGAAGGCGATCCGGGCGATGGGGCTGAAGGATGCGGCCAAGGCGCTGATGGAACAGGCCGGTGTGCCGGTCGTGCCGGGCTATCACGGCAAGGATCAGGACCCTGCTTTCCTTGCCGAGGAAGCCGGGCGGATCGGCTATCCGGTGCTGATCAAGGCCGTCGCGGGTGGCGGCGGCAAGGGCATGCGGCGGGTCGACGATCCGAAGGATTTCGCCGATGCGCTTGCCTCGGCGCAGGGCGAGGCCAGGACCGCCTTCGGCAATGCCGATGTGCTGATCGAGAAATATATCCTCCAGCCACGCCATATCGAGGTGCAGGTTTTCGGCGATGGTGTCCGTGCCGTCCATCTGTTCGAGCGGGACTGCTCGCTTCAGCGCCGCCATCAGAAGGTGATCGAAGAGGCTCCTGCGCCCGATATGCCCGCCCGGGTCCGAAAGGTCATGGGCGCGGCGGCGGTCCGCGCCGCCGAGGCCATCGGGTATAAAGGGGCGGGAACCATTGAATTCATCGTCGATGGCAGTGACGGGCTGCGCGAGGACGGGTTCTGGTTCATGGAGATGAATACCCGCCTTCAGGTCGAGCATCCCGTGACCGAGCTGATCACCGGGGTCGATCTGGTCGAATGGCAGTTGCGTGTCGCCTCGGGTGAGACCCTGCCTGCCAGACAGGAGGATCTGTCGATCACCGGCCATGCTTTCGAGGCGCGGCTTTATGCCGAAGACGTGCCCGCCGGGTTTCTGCCCGCGACCGGCAGGCTTGCCCATCTGCAATTTCCCGAACATGCGCGGATCGAAACCGGCGTGCGTCCCGGCGATGAGATCAGCCCGTGGTATGACCCGATGATCGCCAAGATCGTCACCTATGGGCCGACACGGGCAATTGCGCTCAGGGCGCTTGAGACCGCGCTGATCGACACAGAGGTTGCGGGCAGTGTCACAAATCTGGAATTCCTGATCGCCCTGACCCGGCATGGCGGGTTTCGCAAGGGAGAGGTCGATACCGGGCTGATCGCCCGCGATCTCGACGATCTGATCGCCGGGTCGGAGCCCGATCCGCGCAGTGTGGCGCTTGCGGCGCTTGGCGTGGCCGGGCTGGACGATCCCGAAACCCGCGCCGGTGTCACCTTGTGGCAGCCCATGCGGCGCACCGTCACATGGGAGGGCGGCGAGGCTGTGCTGGAGGCGCTGGGTCCCGGTCAGGCCCGTGTCACGCTGGACGGGGTGACGCATGAGATCCGCCAGCAGGGTGGCCGCTGGTGGGTGGATGGCAGCCCGCGGCGCTCAAGGGTTGTGCGGCATCCGGCGGGGGTCAGCGTGTTCGGGGGACGCTCGGTGACGCTGAAACCGCTGGACCCGCTGGACCGGGCCGGTGCCGAAGCGGGCAATGCGCTGACGCTGTCGCCCATGCCGGGGCTGGTCAAGGCGGTATTCGTCGAGGCCGGGCAGGCGGTTCAGGAAGGCGACCGACTGGCCGTGCTGGAGGCGATGAAGATGGAACATACGCTGACCGCCTCACGCGACGGGGTTGTCGCCGAGGTGCTGGCGGCGGCGGGCGATCAGGTCGAGGCGGGGGCCCCTCTGATCCGGCTTGAGGAACAGGAGGAGGCGGCATGA
- a CDS encoding OmpW/AlkL family protein, translating to MRRQILTTAAIAATALAAASPAFAQSQGDWTIGLGIANVNPKSDNGDLAGGAVPTDIDDSTRPSITFEYFIRDNLGIEVLGALPFSHSIESNGTEIGKVKQLPPVVSLQYHFDATPQFKPFIGLGVNFTGFYDADARGPLAGADLQVKNSWGLAAHLGADYWFSDQSAFRADLRYIDINSDVELNGDDIGDVDVNPTVFGISYIRKF from the coding sequence ATGAGACGTCAGATCCTGACCACCGCAGCAATCGCGGCCACTGCCCTGGCAGCGGCCAGCCCCGCCTTCGCCCAGTCGCAGGGAGACTGGACCATCGGTCTGGGGATCGCGAATGTGAATCCGAAATCCGATAATGGCGATCTGGCGGGCGGCGCGGTGCCGACCGATATCGACGACAGCACGCGACCCAGCATCACCTTCGAGTATTTCATCCGCGACAATCTGGGAATCGAGGTTCTGGGTGCGCTGCCCTTCAGCCACAGCATCGAATCCAACGGGACCGAGATCGGCAAGGTCAAGCAATTGCCGCCGGTCGTCTCGCTGCAATATCACTTCGACGCTACGCCGCAATTCAAGCCCTTTATCGGCCTTGGCGTGAACTTCACCGGGTTTTACGACGCCGATGCGCGGGGACCGCTGGCGGGTGCCGATCTTCAGGTCAAGAATAGCTGGGGTCTGGCGGCCCATCTGGGCGCGGATTACTGGTTCAGCGACCAAAGCGCATTCCGGGCCGATCTGCGCTATATCGACATCAACTCGGATGTTGAGCTGAACGGGGACGATATCGGCGATGTCGATGTCAATCCGACCGTGTTCGGCATCAGCTATATCAGGAAATTCTGA
- a CDS encoding lysozyme inhibitor LprI family protein: MIPRIAITGFALAAALSAWSLAAAQDFATEDVAAVPPDEPAEELALVALCLEQADAAPDSRAGRSGTGCIGLAAQACMAQPGGDSTASMIGCTAQETAFWDGILNESYQELIAEAKGWTHPGDPRVTTEMAPEILLRQMQRDWIAYRDSTCDWNARPWQGGSIVGVIRAGCLLDETALQALRLRRALHDEQGMR, translated from the coding sequence ATGATCCCTCGTATCGCCATAACCGGCTTCGCTTTGGCAGCCGCGCTTTCGGCATGGTCCCTTGCCGCCGCGCAGGATTTTGCCACGGAAGATGTCGCCGCCGTACCTCCCGATGAACCGGCGGAAGAACTGGCCCTTGTCGCGCTCTGTCTGGAGCAGGCGGATGCGGCCCCGGACAGCCGTGCGGGACGAAGCGGGACGGGCTGTATCGGTCTTGCCGCGCAGGCCTGCATGGCGCAGCCCGGCGGCGATTCCACCGCTTCGATGATCGGCTGCACGGCACAGGAAACCGCGTTCTGGGACGGGATCCTGAACGAGTCCTATCAGGAGCTCATCGCAGAGGCGAAGGGCTGGACCCATCCCGGCGATCCGCGCGTGACCACCGAAATGGCACCTGAGATCCTGCTGCGCCAGATGCAGCGCGACTGGATCGCCTATCGGGATTCGACCTGCGACTGGAATGCCCGGCCGTGGCAAGGTGGCAGCATTGTCGGCGTCATCCGCGCCGGCTGCCTGCTGGATGAGACCGCCCTGCAGGCGCTTCGCCTGCGCCGGGCGCTGCACGATGAACAGGGGATGCGGTGA
- a CDS encoding ASCH domain-containing protein — MTVSFKFGDSRELNSALLELVRTGAKTATCGALRDFQNKGEALPRVGRRDVALDWDGNPALLIETVEVTIRRFCDIPEEFALAEGEGDYDAWRQAHIDFFTRNGGFHPEMDLVCERFRLVETY, encoded by the coding sequence ATGACGGTCAGTTTCAAATTCGGAGATTCGCGCGAATTGAACAGCGCCCTGCTGGAACTGGTGCGCACTGGCGCGAAAACCGCGACCTGCGGAGCGTTGCGCGATTTCCAGAACAAGGGCGAGGCACTGCCCCGGGTGGGCCGCCGCGATGTCGCGCTTGACTGGGACGGCAATCCGGCCCTGCTGATCGAGACGGTCGAGGTGACGATACGCCGCTTCTGTGACATTCCCGAAGAATTCGCCCTTGCCGAGGGAGAGGGCGATTACGATGCATGGCGTCAGGCCCATATTGATTTCTTCACCCGCAATGGCGGTTTCCATCCAGAGATGGATCTGGTCTGCGAACGTTTCCGGCTGGTGGAGACCTATTGA
- a CDS encoding NADP-dependent oxidoreductase, protein MKAFQMTRYGGPHVAELREIDKPRPGPGEVLLRVHAAGLNPVDFKIRQGDLKAVQRFPLPVTMGNELSGIVESVGEGIQGFAPGDRVFARMRKDRMSAFAEYAVVPGDLLARVPEGLDLVTAAGVPLAGLTALQALRDEMGLGPGSRVLITGGAGGVGSFAIQIAKWLGAEVTTTASERGRELVTRLGADHVIDYTKERFQDRLSDMDGVFDLLGGDSLEASFKVVRPGGLVISVAGVPEPVTARKDLAAGPLLTGIFWLISRKLRKIAREHDVRYRFLFMHPSGSELAELAGLVETGRLIPVIDRVFPFAEIGEAMAYLEAGRAKGKVVVRMAEA, encoded by the coding sequence ATGAAAGCCTTCCAGATGACCCGCTATGGCGGGCCGCACGTGGCGGAACTGCGTGAGATCGACAAGCCCCGGCCCGGACCCGGCGAGGTCCTGCTGAGGGTTCATGCGGCGGGGCTGAACCCGGTGGATTTCAAGATCCGGCAAGGCGATCTGAAAGCGGTTCAGCGTTTTCCTTTGCCCGTGACGATGGGCAATGAACTCTCGGGCATCGTCGAATCTGTCGGCGAGGGCATACAGGGATTTGCGCCGGGTGACCGGGTTTTCGCGCGGATGCGGAAGGACCGGATGTCGGCTTTCGCGGAATATGCGGTGGTGCCCGGCGATCTTCTGGCGCGGGTGCCGGAAGGGCTTGATCTGGTCACGGCGGCGGGCGTGCCTCTGGCCGGGCTGACGGCATTGCAGGCTCTGCGCGATGAGATGGGGCTGGGGCCCGGAAGCCGTGTCCTGATCACCGGCGGTGCGGGCGGTGTCGGGAGTTTTGCCATCCAGATCGCAAAATGGCTGGGGGCCGAGGTCACGACGACCGCATCCGAGCGCGGACGCGAGCTGGTCACGCGGCTTGGGGCGGATCACGTGATTGATTACACGAAAGAGCGATTTCAGGACCGGCTCAGCGATATGGACGGCGTTTTCGATCTGCTTGGCGGGGACTCTCTGGAAGCCTCGTTCAAGGTGGTCAGGCCGGGCGGTCTGGTGATCTCGGTTGCCGGTGTTCCAGAGCCGGTGACGGCCCGCAAGGATCTTGCAGCCGGTCCGCTGCTGACGGGAATTTTCTGGCTGATTTCAAGGAAACTGCGCAAGATAGCGCGGGAACATGATGTGCGCTATCGCTTTCTGTTCATGCATCCGAGCGGATCGGAACTGGCCGAGTTGGCCGGGCTTGTCGAAACCGGCAGGCTGATCCCGGTGATCGACCGCGTCTTTCCCTTCGCAGAGATCGGCGAGGCGATGGCCTATCTTGAAGCGGGCCGTGCGAAAGGCAAGGTCGTGGTCAGGATGGCGGAGGCCTAG
- a CDS encoding isovaleryl-CoA dehydrogenase: MFTHGMEFDLGEDIGALRDMVHRFAQERIKPIAAETDSKNAFPNELWQEFGELGLLGITVAEEYGGSGMGYLAHTIATEEIARASASISLSYGAHSNLCVNQLKLNASEEQKKKYLPKLCSGEHIGALAMSEEGAGSDVVGMKLKAEKRNGYYVLNGAKYWITNGPDADTLVVYAKTDPEAGSKGITAFIIEKGMTGFTQGPHFDKVGMRGSNTGELIFENCEVPFENVLGEEGKGVRVLMSGLDYERLVLSGIGTGIMAACLDEVVPYSKERKQFGKPIGDFQLMQAKIADMYVAMNTAKAYVYEVAKACDAGKVTRQDAAGAVLYASEQAMVQAHQAVQALGGAGFLNDSVVSRLFRDAKLMEIGAGTSEIRRMLIGRELMAGA; encoded by the coding sequence ATGTTTACGCATGGCATGGAATTCGATCTGGGCGAGGATATCGGTGCGTTGCGCGATATGGTGCATCGCTTCGCGCAGGAACGCATCAAGCCCATCGCGGCGGAAACCGACAGCAAGAACGCTTTTCCGAATGAGCTTTGGCAGGAGTTCGGTGAACTCGGCCTGTTGGGGATCACAGTGGCCGAGGAATATGGCGGCTCGGGCATGGGCTATCTGGCCCACACCATCGCGACCGAGGAAATCGCGCGGGCCTCGGCCTCGATCAGTCTGTCCTATGGGGCGCATTCCAATCTGTGTGTGAACCAGCTCAAACTGAACGCTTCCGAGGAGCAGAAGAAGAAATACCTGCCGAAGCTGTGCTCCGGCGAGCATATCGGGGCGCTCGCCATGTCCGAAGAGGGCGCGGGTTCCGATGTGGTCGGCATGAAGCTGAAGGCGGAAAAGCGCAATGGATATTACGTGCTGAATGGCGCGAAATACTGGATCACCAACGGGCCGGATGCCGACACGCTGGTGGTCTATGCCAAGACCGATCCCGAGGCCGGATCGAAAGGCATCACCGCCTTCATCATCGAAAAGGGCATGACCGGCTTCACGCAGGGTCCGCATTTCGACAAGGTCGGGATGCGCGGATCGAACACCGGAGAACTGATCTTCGAGAATTGCGAAGTCCCCTTCGAGAATGTTCTGGGCGAGGAAGGCAAGGGCGTCCGTGTGCTGATGTCGGGCCTCGATTACGAACGGCTGGTTCTGTCGGGGATCGGGACGGGCATCATGGCCGCCTGTCTGGATGAGGTTGTCCCCTACAGCAAGGAACGCAAGCAATTCGGCAAACCCATCGGGGATTTCCAGCTTATGCAGGCCAAGATCGCCGATATGTATGTGGCGATGAACACCGCAAAGGCCTATGTCTATGAGGTCGCGAAGGCCTGCGACGCGGGCAAGGTCACCCGGCAGGACGCGGCGGGAGCGGTGCTCTATGCCTCGGAACAGGCAATGGTGCAGGCCCATCAGGCGGTGCAGGCGCTCGGCGGGGCGGGTTTCCTGAATGACAGCGTGGTCAGCCGCCTGTTCCGCGACGCCAAGCTGATGGAAATCGGGGCGGGCACATCCGAAATCCGGCGCATGCTGATCGGCCGGGAATTGATGGCCGGGGCATGA
- a CDS encoding crotonase/enoyl-CoA hydratase family protein — MSYDTIRIETDTRGVSALTLALPEKRNALSERMLEELTDAAGALSADDEVRVVILAAEGPAFCAGGDLGWMRQQIDADAATRRAGARKLAMMLHAMNTMTKPLIGRVHGNAFGGGVGMMSVCDVVVAVREAKFGLTETKLGLIPATIGPYVLARMGEDKARRVFMSGRIFGAEEAVTLNLVARLADPGDLDALIAAEVAPYLDCAPSAVAEAKRLTRALGPRIDEAVIDDTIDRLIAVWEGDEAPEGIAAFFDKRKPRWQQG, encoded by the coding sequence ATGAGCTATGACACGATCCGGATCGAGACCGACACGCGTGGAGTCTCTGCGCTGACGCTGGCGCTGCCGGAAAAGCGCAACGCCCTGTCCGAGCGGATGCTGGAAGAACTGACCGATGCGGCGGGCGCACTGAGCGCCGATGATGAGGTGCGCGTCGTCATCCTTGCCGCCGAGGGTCCGGCCTTTTGCGCGGGCGGCGATCTGGGCTGGATGCGGCAGCAGATCGACGCCGATGCCGCGACACGGCGGGCCGGGGCGCGGAAGCTGGCGATGATGCTGCATGCGATGAACACCATGACGAAGCCTCTGATCGGGCGGGTGCACGGCAACGCATTCGGCGGCGGGGTCGGCATGATGTCGGTCTGCGATGTGGTCGTCGCGGTGCGCGAGGCGAAATTCGGCCTGACCGAGACAAAGCTGGGGCTGATCCCGGCCACCATCGGGCCGTATGTTCTGGCCCGGATGGGTGAGGACAAGGCGCGGCGCGTCTTCATGTCGGGCCGGATCTTCGGCGCGGAAGAGGCGGTGACGCTGAACCTTGTTGCCCGTCTGGCCGACCCCGGCGATCTGGACGCGCTGATCGCGGCAGAGGTCGCGCCGTATCTGGACTGCGCCCCCTCTGCCGTGGCCGAGGCGAAGCGGCTGACGAGGGCGCTTGGTCCCCGGATTGACGAGGCCGTGATCGACGACACGATTGACCGGCTGATCGCGGTCTGGGAGGGCGATGAGGCCCCCGAGGGCATTGCGGCGTTTTTCGACAAGCGCAAGCCTCGCTGGCAGCAAGGGTAA
- a CDS encoding O-acetyl-ADP-ribose deacetylase, translating to MIRIWQGDITTLDMDAIVDAANETLLGGGGVDGAIHCAAGPGLLEECRKLGSCPTGEARITRGYDLPARHVIHTVGPVWKGGGSGEDELLASAYHSSLDLAREHGLRSIAFPAISTGIYGFPADRAARIAIRTIRDHDAGLDVTLVAFDAASAETLRKALG from the coding sequence ATGATCAGGATTTGGCAAGGCGATATCACCACGCTGGATATGGACGCCATCGTCGATGCGGCGAATGAAACCCTGCTTGGCGGCGGCGGTGTCGATGGCGCGATCCACTGTGCTGCCGGGCCGGGATTGCTGGAAGAATGCAGGAAACTCGGGTCCTGCCCGACAGGCGAGGCGCGGATCACCCGGGGCTACGACCTGCCCGCCCGCCATGTCATCCATACGGTCGGCCCGGTCTGGAAGGGCGGCGGCAGCGGCGAGGATGAATTGCTGGCCTCGGCCTATCACAGCAGCCTCGATCTGGCGCGTGAACATGGCCTGCGCAGCATCGCCTTCCCGGCCATCTCGACCGGCATTTACGGTTTCCCGGCAGATCGTGCCGCCCGCATCGCCATCCGGACGATCCGGGATCACGATGCCGGGCTTGATGTCACTCTGGTTGCCTTCGACGCGGCCAGTGCCGAAACTCTGCGCAAGGCTTTGGGATGA
- a CDS encoding carboxyl transferase domain-containing protein, protein MKLKSTAIPSSDAFRANREAHLALLDAAREAAELAAAGGGEASMQRHIDRGKMPPRERVANLLDPGSAFLEIGATAAHEMYDGAAPGAGVIAGVGRVHGQDVMVVANDATVKGGTYYPMTVKKHLRAQEIAEECHLPCVYLVDSGGANLPNQDEVFPDRDHFGRIFYNQARMSAKGIPQIAVVMGSCTAGGAYVPAMSDVTIIVRDQGTIFLAGPPLVKAATGEVVSAEDLGGGDVHTRLSGVADYLAEDDAHALAQARRAISHLNRRMPETVVWDSPEAPAYDPEEILGVVPGDLRTPYDIREVIARVVDGSRFDEFKVRFGETLVTGFAHIEGCPVGIIANNGVLFSEAAQKGTHFVELCSQRGTPLIFLQNITGFMVGRKYENEGIARHGAKMVTAVATTNVPKITMLVGGSFGAGNYGMSGRAYSPRFLWTWPNSRISVMGGEQAAGVLATVRRDGIERKGGTWSAEEEAEFKRPTIEMFERQSHPLYASARLWDDGIIDPRKTRDVLSLSLRASLNAPIAPTRFGVFRM, encoded by the coding sequence ATGAAACTGAAATCGACAGCCATCCCTTCATCCGACGCGTTCCGCGCCAATCGCGAGGCGCATCTGGCCCTTCTGGACGCCGCGCGTGAGGCAGCGGAACTGGCCGCTGCGGGCGGTGGCGAGGCCTCGATGCAGCGCCATATCGACCGTGGCAAGATGCCGCCGCGGGAACGGGTGGCCAATCTTCTGGACCCCGGCTCTGCCTTTCTGGAGATCGGGGCGACGGCGGCGCATGAGATGTATGACGGCGCGGCACCCGGCGCGGGCGTGATCGCCGGTGTGGGGCGCGTGCACGGTCAGGATGTGATGGTCGTGGCCAATGACGCGACGGTCAAGGGCGGCACTTATTACCCGATGACGGTGAAAAAACATCTCCGCGCACAGGAAATCGCCGAAGAATGCCATCTTCCCTGCGTCTATCTGGTCGATAGCGGCGGCGCGAACCTGCCCAATCAGGATGAGGTCTTCCCGGATCGCGACCATTTCGGGCGCATCTTCTATAATCAGGCCCGGATGAGCGCGAAGGGCATTCCCCAGATCGCCGTGGTGATGGGCTCCTGCACGGCGGGCGGGGCTTACGTTCCCGCCATGTCCGATGTGACGATCATCGTCCGCGATCAGGGCACGATCTTCCTTGCGGGGCCGCCTCTGGTGAAGGCCGCCACCGGAGAGGTGGTCAGCGCCGAGGATCTGGGCGGCGGCGATGTCCATACCCGCCTGTCGGGCGTGGCCGATTATCTGGCCGAGGATGACGCCCATGCGCTTGCCCAGGCCCGCCGCGCGATCAGCCATCTGAACCGGCGCATGCCCGAAACCGTGGTCTGGGACAGCCCCGAGGCGCCTGCCTATGACCCCGAGGAGATCCTCGGCGTGGTGCCGGGCGATCTGCGCACCCCTTACGATATCCGCGAGGTGATTGCGCGGGTCGTGGACGGCTCGCGTTTCGATGAGTTCAAGGTAAGGTTCGGCGAAACCCTTGTCACTGGATTCGCCCATATCGAGGGCTGCCCGGTCGGGATCATCGCCAATAACGGCGTGCTGTTTTCCGAAGCCGCCCAGAAAGGGACGCATTTCGTCGAACTCTGTTCGCAGCGCGGCACGCCTCTGATTTTCCTGCAGAACATCACCGGCTTCATGGTCGGTCGGAAATACGAAAACGAAGGCATCGCCCGGCATGGGGCCAAGATGGTGACGGCGGTGGCGACGACCAATGTGCCGAAAATCACCATGCTGGTGGGCGGCAGTTTCGGGGCGGGCAATTACGGCATGTCGGGCCGCGCCTATTCGCCGCGCTTTCTGTGGACATGGCCGAACAGCCGGATCAGCGTCATGGGCGGCGAGCAGGCGGCAGGTGTGCTGGCCACCGTCCGCCGCGACGGGATTGAGCGCAAGGGCGGCACATGGTCCGCCGAGGAAGAGGCCGAATTCAAGCGCCCCACGATTGAGATGTTCGAACGGCAGAGCCACCCGCTTTATGCCTCGGCACGGCTCTGGGATGACGGGATCATCGACCCGCGCAAGACCCGCGACGTGCTGTCCCTGTCGCTGCGCGCCAGCCTGAACGCGCCGATTGCGCCGACGCGCTTCGGCGTCTTCCGGATGTGA